Genomic segment of Anaerobacillus alkaliphilus:
TGCATTGCTCTTATTTATCTTTGGTTTTTTAGCAATTGCAAGGGTTATTAAACGAATTTGTGAACAGATTTATAAAGGAAACAAGAGTAATGAGGAGTTGCTTTGGATAGGGTTCATACTTGTGATTTTTGTGTTTTTAGGATTCCAAAGCTTCTGGTTGACCGTCCTCGCCATAGGCTTTTCTCTCTTTTATGGTATAATGGATGCTAACATTAGACGGAGAAGTCGGCACTACAATAATTAAATAGAGGAGGGGTAATGTGGAAGTCATATTTACAATAGTTGTAATCATTCCCTTATTAGTATTAGTATATATGTGGCTTGAGGCACGAAAAAATAAAATTACGTATACAGAACTAGCTTTTTCTAGTTACCCCAAGAATGAACCTAATATGAAGCTTTTTTTTATTTCTGATGTCCATCATCGGAAAATTAGTGAGAAAATCATAAGTGAAATTAAAGGAAATGTAGATCTGATTGTTATTGGTGGTGATTTAGCTGAAAAGGGAGTGCCACTATCAAAAATTGAAGAAAACCTTAAAGCCCTGACAGCTATTGCACCTACTTACTTTGTATGGGGAAATAATGATTATGAGATAGATCATTTAAAACTAGAAACAATGTTGAAGAACGAAGGTGTTGTTCAGCTAGTTAATAGTTCTAAAATGATCAGTAATGTTCTTTCACCTATATATTTAATAGGTGTAGATGATTATGGACATCATTTCGATAATCTTGAAGAAGCATTAAAAAATTGTAACGGTGGATTTCAAATATTAATAAGTCATAATCCAGATATTAAGAAGAAAATTAGGGAAAATCATCAGATTAGTCTAATTTTAAGTGGCCACACACACGGTGGGCAAATTAGACTATTTGGATGGGGAATTACAGAGAAAGCGGGTTTTACCAAATTAAAAAAGGATTTGTATATGTTGGTTAGTAACGGTTATGGCACTACTAGGCTCCATCTTAGAATGGGTGCTCCTGCAGAAGCTCATGTCATTACACTGAGATCTATTTAACAAACGTTGTACAAATTTTACACAAGAGCATGTTTATGTTTATACTAAGATTAGTAAAAAGAACATGCTGGAAAGAGAATTCTAGTGTCCTAATGCAACAACAATGACTGATGTTGTGCAAATAAATATATAGGAGCTAATGTTTATGGCGAATGATAAAGCAAAATATAATATAAAAGCAATATCGAATATATTAGGAATTCAACCTGGAACCCTTAGAGCTTGGGAACGTCGATATAATATAGTCGAGCCAATCCGGAACGACTCGGGTCATCGGTTGTATTCGGACGAACATGTAGCCATTTTACGTTGGTTGTTAGATAAGGTAAATAAAGGCTTTACGATAGGACAAGCTGTTGGTCTCTTGGAAAAAGGCAGTGTTAATTTAGAAACACAAAATGAACCACAGCATACCAATAGATTAGAAACATTTGCAAGAGAGTTAAAAGAAAGTTTATTAAGCTTCCAAGAACTAAGAGCAAATCATATTTTAGATGAGGCTTTTAGTTTATTTAGTGTGGAAAAGGTTGTTCTTGAAATAATTAGTCCTGTACTTATAGAAATAGGAGAAGCTTGGGAAAATAATAAAATTACTGTTGCACATGAACATTATTCTTCGCAATATTTAAGAACAAGAATAGGATCAATTTTTAATAATTTACAAATAGATCCGCTTTTACCGAAAGTAGTTGCGGTTTGTGGTCCAAGTGAACGCCATGAGTTAGGATTACTAATTTTTACATTATACCTTCGAAGAAAAGGTTTTGAAGTTATCTACTTAGGAACAGGAGTACCTACAAAGGATCTGAAACTTGTAGTAGGGGAAACTTCAGCTAAATATTTATTTTTATCTTGTTCGATTAGTACGAATTTAAAGGAAACATTAACCGTAATTGATGAGATGAGTGAGTTTATGCCAGGATTACATATCGGTCTCGGTGGAAACGGAGTATACCACTTGTCGAAGCGACAAAATGAAGAGTACAAACAATTTCTTTTGGGGAATTCCAAGGATGAATGGGATGAATGGTTAAAAGTTAGGCTGTTCAAATCGTAACTCAAATCTTAAATTGAGTAAATTTAAATGAACCTCTTGACATCTTACTTCATATCTTAATATTACCTATAAAAACAATAATAGAAGATTTGGCAGTAGGTTCTCGTCGTTACCCCTGAAGTTAACAACGATCCTTTAGAAAAAACATTTTTTAACATATAATGGTATGCCGGATGTTGATTGATCTTGTGTAAGAAGGAGGCGAAAAATGACATGCGCCTAGAGAGGCTTAACTATGATAAAATAAAAATTTTTCTAACCTTTGATGATTTGAGCGAACGTGGTATTACGAAGGAAGAAATGTGGCAGGATATACCAAAAGTTCACCAACTTTTTCGTGATATGATGTTAGAGGCTAGTGACGAATTGGGTTTTGAGGCAGATGGGCCAATTGCTATAGAAGTATTTTCATTACCAGCACAGGGCATGGTGATCATCGTAACAAAATCAAAAAAAGATGATGAGACAGAAGAAGAGTTTGATGATGGTTATATAGAAATGCAAGTAACCTTAGATGAAAGCGAAGAAATTATTTATGAATTTTCATCAATAGAAGATGTGATCGAGCTTGCTCCTAGATTAATAAGCTTTGGTGTGACATCAGGTAGCTTACTTCATTTTGAAAACAATTATATCCTAACCTTTGATGAGAGAGATTTGTTTGGAATTGATATGGATGCGTTTATTGCCCTCTTATCAGAGTACGGAAACCCATCTACCATTACCATATTTCGATTAATTGAGTACGGTAATGAGATAATAGAGAAAAACGCTATAGAAAAGATTTATCATACATTTCATAACTAATAGAAAAAACCTCAGCTAGAGGTTTTTTTTCTGTTACCTCTGGTTTATCACCAAGCCCCACTCAGGTTGTTAATTAGAACATTGATTTTTAGGAGTACAATGTTATCATATAGTAGACTTATGATTAAGTTAAAAAAAGACACAAATTAGATATAGGCGAATATACTAATTTACATAATCTTTACTGGGAGTGATTATTGCGATGAAAATCTGTGTCCTTTATGGTGGTACATCTGCAGAGAGAGAAGTATCCTTATCAAGCGGAAAAGGAATTATAGAAGCTTTAAAGAAAAAAAACCATGAAGTTATTGGAATTGATTTTAAAGGCACGAAAGAGTGTCTACAGAAAATCATGAATTTAGATGTGGATATCTTTTTTATTGGATTACATGGACGTCTTGGTGAAGACGGAAGAGTGCAGGGGCTTTTGGACTTAGTAAACATACCCTATGTAGGTTCCAATGTTCTAGGTTCAGCTTTGGCAATGGATAAAGCGAGATCAAAAAAGATGTTTGCGTTAAAAGGTATTAGAGTGGCTTGTGAGAAGCTGGTTGAAAAGCATGCTTTTGTAGAGGAACAGTTTTCCCATGAGTTATCATATCCCGTAGTTGTTAAGCCAAATCATGAAGGTTCTACCATAGGTTTAACGATTGCTCAAAATGAAGAAGAGCTTTTAGGCGGCATTAAAGCGGCCTTTGCCCATGATGATGTTGTTCTATTAGAAGAATTTATCTCGGGTAGAGAAGTTACAGTAGCAGTAATGGGGAACAAAGGAGAGGTTAAAGCCTTACCAGTTGTCGAAATAGTTCCTAAGAATGCCTATTATGACTATGAATCAAAATATGCACCAGGGATGAGTGAACATATTGTACCAGCTAGAGTTAGTGAGGAAGTAACGAAATTATTACAGGAGCAAGCGGTATTAGCTCATGCTTCACTTGGCTGTGACATTTATTCTCGCGTTGATTTTATCGTTCCTTCAGATGGTACTGCGCCAGTGATATTAGAAGTTAATACTTTACCAGGAATGACACCTACTAGCCTTTATCCTGATGCAGCTAGAGAGATAGGGTTATCTTATGATGATATGATTGAGAAGTTAGTGCAGCTTTCTTTACAAAAGTAGGTAAGAGAGGGTAACTATCTACTTAGTAGGGTTACCCTTTTTTCTTGGATCAAATAATCCAGAAAAGTAAATAGAAAATGGATAAAAATATTTTTCGGAAATGTGAAAAGTTTAGTGGAAAAAATGGTTGCAATTCATTATAGTATACATGTAAGTGCTTTCATATATAAAAAACATAGATAGAGAAAATATTTAGAGGTGAAAATCATGGGAAGCGACACAAATCAAAGTCATGAGTCTACAGATGTATTAAAATCAACACAAACGATAATTAAATTAGCTCTTGATAAACTAGGTTATTCAGATGAAGTATATGAGCTGATGCGCGAACCTTT
This window contains:
- a CDS encoding metallophosphoesterase, which produces MEVIFTIVVIIPLLVLVYMWLEARKNKITYTELAFSSYPKNEPNMKLFFISDVHHRKISEKIISEIKGNVDLIVIGGDLAEKGVPLSKIEENLKALTAIAPTYFVWGNNDYEIDHLKLETMLKNEGVVQLVNSSKMISNVLSPIYLIGVDDYGHHFDNLEEALKNCNGGFQILISHNPDIKKKIRENHQISLILSGHTHGGQIRLFGWGITEKAGFTKLKKDLYMLVSNGYGTTRLHLRMGAPAEAHVITLRSI
- a CDS encoding MerR family transcriptional regulator, with the protein product MANDKAKYNIKAISNILGIQPGTLRAWERRYNIVEPIRNDSGHRLYSDEHVAILRWLLDKVNKGFTIGQAVGLLEKGSVNLETQNEPQHTNRLETFARELKESLLSFQELRANHILDEAFSLFSVEKVVLEIISPVLIEIGEAWENNKITVAHEHYSSQYLRTRIGSIFNNLQIDPLLPKVVAVCGPSERHELGLLIFTLYLRRKGFEVIYLGTGVPTKDLKLVVGETSAKYLFLSCSISTNLKETLTVIDEMSEFMPGLHIGLGGNGVYHLSKRQNEEYKQFLLGNSKDEWDEWLKVRLFKS
- a CDS encoding genetic competence negative regulator translates to MRLERLNYDKIKIFLTFDDLSERGITKEEMWQDIPKVHQLFRDMMLEASDELGFEADGPIAIEVFSLPAQGMVIIVTKSKKDDETEEEFDDGYIEMQVTLDESEEIIYEFSSIEDVIELAPRLISFGVTSGSLLHFENNYILTFDERDLFGIDMDAFIALLSEYGNPSTITIFRLIEYGNEIIEKNAIEKIYHTFHN
- a CDS encoding D-alanine--D-alanine ligase family protein, with amino-acid sequence MKICVLYGGTSAEREVSLSSGKGIIEALKKKNHEVIGIDFKGTKECLQKIMNLDVDIFFIGLHGRLGEDGRVQGLLDLVNIPYVGSNVLGSALAMDKARSKKMFALKGIRVACEKLVEKHAFVEEQFSHELSYPVVVKPNHEGSTIGLTIAQNEEELLGGIKAAFAHDDVVLLEEFISGREVTVAVMGNKGEVKALPVVEIVPKNAYYDYESKYAPGMSEHIVPARVSEEVTKLLQEQAVLAHASLGCDIYSRVDFIVPSDGTAPVILEVNTLPGMTPTSLYPDAAREIGLSYDDMIEKLVQLSLQK